From Sander lucioperca isolate FBNREF2018 chromosome 14, SLUC_FBN_1.2, whole genome shotgun sequence, the proteins below share one genomic window:
- the LOC116047119 gene encoding elongation factor 1-alpha, whose protein sequence is MGKEKIHINIVVIGHVDSGKSTSTGHLIYKCGGIDKRTIEKFEKEAAEMGKGSFKYAWVLDKLKAERERGITIDIALWKFETGKYYVTIIDAPGHRDFIKNMITGTSQADCAVLIVAAGVGEFEAGISKNGQTREHALLAFTLGVKQLIVGVNKMDSTEPPYSQARFEEITKEVSTYIKKIGYNPATVAFVPISGWHGDNMLETSEKMGWFKGWKVERKEGNASGTTLLEALDAILPPARPTDKPLRLPLQDVYKIGGIGTVPVGRVETGLLKSGMVVTFAPCNLTTEVKSVEMHHETLTEAVPGDNVGFNIKNVSVKEIRRGYVAGDSKNDPPKGADNFNAQVIILNHPGQINAGYAPVLDCHTAHIACKFSELIEKIDRRSGKKLEDAPKFVKSGDAAIVKLIPQKPMVVESFSSYPPLGRFAVRDMRQTVAVGVIKAVETKDVSGKTTKAAEKAQKKK, encoded by the exons ATGGGAAAGGAAAAGATCCACATCAACATCGTGGTCATTGGCCATGTCGACTCCGGCAAGTCCACCTCCACCGGTCATCTGATCTACAAGTGCGGAGGAATCGACAAGAGGACCATCGAGAAGTTCGAGAAGGAAGCCGCTGAG ATGGGCAAGGGTTCCTTCAAGTACGCCTGGGTGCTGGACAAACTGAAGGCTGAGCGTGAGCGTGGTATCACCATCGACATCGCTCTGTGGAAGTTTGAGACTGGCAAGTACTACGTGACCATCATTGATGCCCCTGGACACAGGGACTTCATCAAGAACATGATCACTGGTACCTCTCAG GCTGACTGCGCCGTGCTTATTGTTGCTGCTGGTGTTGGTGAGTTTGAGGCCGGTATCTCCAAGAACGGCCAGACCCGCGAGCACGCCCTGCTGGCCTTCACCCTCGGTGTGAAACAGCTCATCGTTGGAGTCAACAAGATGGACTCCACCGAGCCCCCTTACAGCCAGGCCCGTTTTGAAGAAATCACAAAGGAAGTGAGCACCTACATCAAGAAGATCGGCTACAACCCCGCCACTGTTGCCTTTGTCCCCATCTCTGGGTGGCATGGAGACAACATGCTGGAGACCAGTGAGAAG ATGGGCTGGTTCAAGGGATGGAAGGTTGAGCGCAAGGAGGGTAATGCCAGTGGAACCACACTGCTGGAGGCTCTGGACGCCATCTTGCCCCCAGCCCGCCCCACCGACAAGCCCCTTCGTCTGCCCCTGCAGGACGTCTACAAAATCGGCG GTATTGGAACTGTACCCGTCGGCCGTGTTGAGACCGGTCTCCTGAAGTCTGGTATGGTCGTCACCTTCGCTCCCTGCAACCTGACCACTGAGGTGAAGTCTGTGGAGATGCATCACGAGACTCTGACCGAGGCTGTCCCTGGTGACAACGTCGGCTTCAACATCAAGAACGTGTCCGTGAAGGAAATCCGTCGTGGATACGTGGCTGGCGACAGCAAGAACGACCCACCCAAGGGAGCTGACAACTTCAACGCCCAG GTCATCATCCTGAACCATCCTGGCCAGATCAACGCTGGTTACGCCCCTGTGCTGGATTGCCACACAGCTCACATTGCCTGCAAGTTCAGCGAGCTCATCGAGAAGATTGACCGTCGTTCTGGCAAGAAGCTTGAGGACGCTCCTAAGTTTGTCAAGTCTGGAGACGCCGCCATTGTCAAACTGATCCCACAGAAGCCCATGGTTGTGGAGTCCTTCTCCAGCTACCCTCCCCTCG GTCGTTTCGCCGTGCGTGACATGAGGCAGACAGTGGCTGTTGGTGTCATCAAGGCTGTTGAGACCAAGGACGTATCCGGAAAGACAACTAAGGCTGCAGAGAAGGCCCAGAAGAAGAAATGA
- the LOC116047118 gene encoding elongation factor 1-alpha, with product MGKEKIHINIVVIGHVDSGKSTSTGHLIYKCGGIDKRTIEKFEKEAAEMGKGSFKYAWVLDKLKAERERGITIDIALWKFETGKYYVTIIDAPGHRDFIKNMITGTSQADCAVLIVAAGVGEFEAGISKNGQTREHALLAFTLGVKQLIVGVNKMDSTEPPYSQARFEEITKEVSTYIKKIGYNPATVAFVPISGWHGDNMLETSEKMGWFKGWKVERKEGNASGTTLLEALDAILPPARPTDKPLRLPLQDVYKIGGIGTVPVGRVETGLLKSGMVVTFAPCNLTTEVKSVEMHHETLTEAVPGDNVGFNIKNVSVKEIRRGYVAGDSKNDPPKGADNFNAQVIILNHPGQINAGYAPVLDCHTAHIACKFSELIEKIDRRSGKKLEDAPKFVKSGDAAIVKLIPQKPMVVESFSSYPPLGRFAVRDMRQTVAVGVIKAVETKDVSGKTTKAAEKAQKKK from the exons ATGGGAAAGGAAAAGATCCACATCAACATCGTGGTCATTGGCCATGTCGACTCCGGCAAGTCCACCTCCACCGGTCATCTGATCTACAAGTGCGGAGGAATCGACAAGAGGACCATCGAGAAGTTCGAGAAGGAAGCCGCTGAG ATGGGCAAGGGTTCCTTCAAGTACGCCTGGGTGCTGGACAAACTGAAGGCTGAGCGTGAGCGTGGTATCACCATCGACATCGCTCTGTGGAAGTTTGAGACTGGCAAGTACTACGTGACCATCATTGATGCCCCTGGACACAGGGACTTCATCAAGAACATGATCACTGGTACCTCTCAG GCTGACTGCGCCGTGCTTATTGTTGCTGCTGGTGTTGGTGAGTTTGAGGCCGGTATCTCCAAGAACGGCCAGACCCGCGAGCACGCCCTGCTGGCCTTCACCCTCGGTGTGAAACAGCTCATCGTTGGAGTCAACAAGATGGACTCCACCGAGCCCCCTTACAGCCAGGCCCGTTTTGAAGAAATCACCAAGGAAGTGAGCACCTACATCAAGAAGATCGGCTACAACCCCGCCACTGTTGCCTTTGTCCCCATCTCTGGGTGGCATGGAGACAACATGCTGGAGACCAGTGAGAAG ATGGGCTGGTTCAAGGGATGGAAGGTTGAGCGCAAGGAGGGTAATGCCAGTGGAACCACACTGCTGGAGGCTCTGGACGCCATCTTGCCCCCAGCCCGCCCCACCGACAAGCCCCTTCGTCTGCCCCTGCAGGACGTCTACAAAATCGGCG GTATTGGAACTGTACCCGTCGGCCGTGTTGAGACCGGTCTCCTGAAGTCTGGTATGGTCGTCACCTTCGCTCCCTGCAACCTGACCACTGAGGTGAAGTCTGTGGAGATGCATCACGAGACTCTGACCGAGGCTGTCCCTGGTGACAACGTCGGCTTCAACATCAAGAACGTGTCCGTGAAGGAAATCCGTCGTGGATACGTGGCTGGCGACAGCAAGAACGACCCACCCAAGGGAGCTGACAACTTCAACGCCCAG GTCATCATCCTGAACCATCCTGGCCAGATCAACGCTGGTTACGCCCCTGTGCTGGATTGCCACACAGCTCACATTGCCTGCAAGTTCAGCGAGCTCATCGAGAAGATTGACCGTCGTTCTGGCAAGAAGCTTGAGGACGCCCCTAAGTTTGTCAAGTCTGGAGACGCCGCCATTGTCAAACTGATCCCACAGAAGCCCATGGTTGTGGAGTCCTTCTCCAGCTACCCTCCCCTCG gTCGTTTCGCCGTGCGTGACATGAGGCAGACAGTGGCTGTTGGTGTCATCAAGGCTGTTGAGACCAAGGACGTATCCGGAAAGACAACTAAGGCTGCAGAGAAGGCCCAGAAGAAGAAATGA
- the si:ch1073-513e17.1 gene encoding sialin, translated as MPQPNGYSINSAPLDKSEDIEPLIENDAVPPQCCSARLNLAFLMFLGFAVVYGLRVNLSVAMVAMVNTTDPKPSQNTSIIHACPLPAGSENTTDTFPQPEGTPQYPWDSETQGWLLGAFFFGYLCTQIPGGYLSGHFGGSIFLGLGVLGTAALTLLTPLAAQMGSYWLFALRALEGFGEGVTFPAMMAMWARWAPPLERSRLMTLSGSGANFGAFLALPLTGYICQTLGWPAVFYLCGGAGCLWAVFWFIFVSNDPRTHRRISEEERDYIINSIGSQGTGHGWSVPVLPMLLSVPLWAIIVTQMCSNWSYYTLLTSLPTYMDNILHFDLQSNGFLSALPYLGAWLFSTLSGVVADSLIERKVFSITNVRKLFTLAGVLPASALLVAVSYAGCSHILTVTFLTLSTTIGGATASGVYINQIDIAPRYAGILLGITNTFGTIPGVLAPIVTGYFTKDHTLAGWRMVFWVAAGINVGGALVYTIFGSGEIQPWAGTKEESAEAKKDRSRSIST; from the exons ATGCCGCAACCAAATGGCTACTCCATCAACTCAGCCCCTTTGGACAAGAGCGAGGACATTGAACCCCTCATTGAGAATGATGCAG TCCCTCCTCAGTGCTGCTCGGCTCGCCTCAACCTGGCCTTCCTGATGTTTCTCGGGTTCGCTGTAGTCTACGGTCTTCGTGTTAACCTCAGTGTTGCCATGGTAGCCATGGTGAATACCACTGACCCCAAACCATCCCAGAACACCTCCATAATCCATGCCTGTCCACTGCCAGCAGGGTCGGAAAACACCACTGACACTTTCCCACAACCTGAGGGG ACCCCACAGTACCCGTGGGACTCGGAGACTCAGGGCTGGCTGCTGGGAGCCTTCTTCTTCGGCTACCTGTGCACACAGATCCCGGGGGGCTACCTGTCCGGTCACTTCGGGGGGAGTATCTTCCTGGGTTTGGGTGTGCTGGGCACTGCTGCCCTCACGCTGCTCACCCCTCTGGCTGCCCAGATGGGTTCGTACTGGCTGTTTGCACTACGAGCGTTGGAGGGCTTTGGAGAG GGTGTGACGTTCCCGGCCATGATGGCCATGTGGGCTCGGTGGGCTCCTCCTCTGGAGCGCTCTCGCCTGATGACCCTGTCGGGATCTGGGGCCAACTTTGGGGCCTTTTTGGCTCTGCCGCTCACCGGCTACATCTGCCAAACCTTAGGCTGGCCCGCTGTCTTCTACCTCTGTG GGGGTGCTGGTTGCCTCTGGGCAgtcttttggtttatttttgtatCCAATGACCCTCGCACCCACCGTCGAATCAGTGAAGAGGAGCGAGATTACATCATAAACTCCATCGGATCTCAG GGTACAGGTCATGGCTGGTCTGTGCCCGTGCTGCCCATGCTGCTGTCGGTCCCTCTGTGGGCCATCATCGTCACTCAGATGTGTTCAAACTGGAGCTACTACACCCTGCTCACCTCCCTGCCCACCTACATGGATAATATCTTGCACTTTGACCTACAATCG AATGGTTTCCTCTCCGCTCTGCCATACCTCGGTGCCTGGCTATTCTCGACTCTGTCAGGTGTTGTAGCAGACAGTCTGATTGAGAGGAAGGTGTTCAGCATCACCAACGTACGCAAGCTCTTTACACTCGCAG GTGTGTTGCCAGCGTCAGCTCTCCTCGTGGCTGTGAGTTACGCCGGCTGCAGCCACATCCTCACCGTCACCTTCCTCACGCTCTCCACAACCATAGGAGGGGCAACCGCCTCCGGAGTCTACATCAACCAAATAGACATCGCTCCTCG aTATGCAGGAATACTTCTAGGAATCACCAACACATTTGGGACCATTCCTGGAGTCTTGGCACCCATTGTTACAGGATACTTTACTAAGGAT CACACCCTGGCAGGCTGGAGGATGGTGTTCTGGGTGGCTGCTGGAATCAACGTCGGCGGTGCTCTCGTCTACACAATATTTGGCAGCGGGGAGATCCAGCCGTGGGCCGGCACCAAAGAGGAGAGTGCAGAAGCTAAGAAAGACAGGAGCAGGTCCATCtccacataa